From the Thermomicrobiales bacterium genome, one window contains:
- the cofC gene encoding 2-phospho-L-lactate guanylyltransferase, translating into MTVCAVEHPARSGRCSTSLRLFALLPFRGLANPKSRLSTQLSETERSALALGLLNRAIAAVAGAGIERVAVITRDPALQAAGLDSRAEVLLQETEGLNAAVRQGQRWALAGAADGLLILLPDLPVLEVSDIRALVDAASLDSAVIAPDRHGTGTNALLLAPPDAIAPAFGLGSAGRHRRSLALADVPVTDIERRGTHLDLDTPDDYRTLETTVGTASCSDGVSNVNHHSSGV; encoded by the coding sequence ATGACAGTCTGCGCAGTCGAGCATCCAGCACGGTCGGGGCGATGCAGCACCAGCCTGCGACTCTTCGCACTGCTGCCGTTCCGCGGGCTGGCGAATCCGAAGAGTCGCCTGTCGACCCAACTATCGGAAACAGAGCGGTCTGCGCTGGCGCTGGGCTTGCTCAATCGGGCCATTGCCGCCGTCGCCGGTGCAGGAATCGAACGCGTCGCAGTCATCACCCGCGACCCGGCGTTGCAAGCCGCCGGTCTGGATTCGCGCGCCGAGGTGCTGCTGCAGGAGACTGAGGGGCTGAACGCCGCCGTGCGCCAGGGGCAACGCTGGGCGCTCGCCGGTGCGGCAGATGGGCTGTTGATCCTGCTTCCGGATCTGCCGGTGCTGGAGGTCAGCGACATTCGGGCGCTGGTCGATGCCGCCTCGCTGGACAGCGCTGTGATCGCGCCGGATCGCCACGGCACCGGCACGAATGCGCTCCTGCTGGCACCGCCCGATGCCATCGCCCCGGCATTCGGGCTGGGGAGCGCCGGTCGGCACCGCCGCAGCCTGGCGCTGGCCGATGTGCCCGTCACCGACATCGAGCGCCGTGGCACCCATCTGGATCTTGATACGCCCGACGACTACCGGACGCTGGAGACGACGGTCGGCACAGCATCCTGCTCAGATGGTGTGTCGAACGTAAACCACCATTCGTCCGGGGTATAG